DNA from Flavobacterium aestivum:
ACAACATCTCCTTGATAGTTTTTATCAACTCCGGCAATAATCTTCAATAAAGAAGATTTTCCAGAACCATTTAAACCTAAAATACCAATTTTTGCTCCATAAAAGAAACTCAAATAGATGTTTTTAAGAACAGGTTTGTCTGCTCCTTGATAGGTTTTACTCAATTTTTGCATTGAGAAAATTACTTTCTTATCGTCTGACATTTTTTATATTTTTATTGTTTTATTTTTTTTTAAATTGTTCAATGACTTGTATTTAGAACGATATTATTTATCTGAATCCTAAATTAACTAAATTTTCTAATACTAAAGTCTTCCTTTTAATGCGTTAAATACCCAAGCATTAGCCAAAAATCCAATTCCAACAGCAGCAAATCCCCAACCCGCTACATCATCATATCTAAAAGCGCCTAATGATATGAGCAACAATCCCATGAGTACCATTATTAAAGTTGCCCATCCTAAAATGGTGTTTTTATTCATTCCCATATATTGTAGTATTTGTTTTTTTAGAAGCTACAAATATCGGCATTTTAAAACTTTAATTAAAAATTTTATATAGCATTTCTCGTAACAAATCGGCTTGTGATAAGCTATTGGCACCAACTCCCTTGCTCTTTACATCTGTATCTCTTAAAGAAGCTACAATCTGGCTCACTTTTTTCATAGGGTAGTTTTTTATAGCTACATCGTAATCTTTTAGAAAAAAAGGATTCACTCCTAAAACAGAGGCCACATTTTTTGGATTTTTATCTTTCAAACCATGGTATTTTAATAACTGAATAAAAAAGCCAAAAACCAAACCCGTAGTCATTACCAATGGATTATCTTTTGGATTTTGCGCAAAATTCTCAGCGATTTTATACGCTTTTAGTTGGTCGCGTTCACCAATGGCTTTTCTTAATTCGAATACATTATAGTCCTTACTGAATCCTATATTCTCTTCGATATCTTTGGCTGAAATAGTACTTCCCGCAGGTAAGATGATTTGCAGTTTTTCAAGTTCATTATTGATTTTACTTAAGTCTGTTCCCAAAAACTCTACCAACATAGCAGAAGCTTTAGGTTCTATAGCGTATTTTTTTCCGGATAATACACGCTTAATCCAGTCCCCTACTTGATTTTCATACAATTTTTTACTTTCATAAACCACACCATTTTTAGCCAAAAGCTTAGTAACTTTTTTTCTTTTGTCTAATGTTTTGTATTTATAACAAAAAACCAAAACCGTTGTTAGCATTGGATTTTCTACATAACTTTCAATCTTGTCAATTGTTCTCGATAAATCTTGCGCTTCCTTGACAATAACCACCTGACGATCGGCCATCATGGGATAACGCTTGGCTGTAGAAACCACATCTTCTATAGAAACATCTCTACCATATAAAACGGTTTGATTAAACCCTTTTTCATCTTCCGATAAAACATTTTCTTCTATATATTCAGATAACTTGTCAATGTAATATGGCTCTTCTCCCATCAAAAAGTAAATAGGTTTGATGTTTCCGCCTTTTATATCATTCACAATTTTTACAACTTCATCCATTCATTATTTTGTTTCAGGTTTCAGGTTTCAGATTTTCATTTCAACAACTTGAAACTTTAAACTTAAAACCTACAAACTATTTTATATTTTTGCTACATGCAAAAACTCAATTTTCCTTCTTATATTTTTCGATTCAAAAATAACGAAAATAAAGTATCTATTTTTGATGCCATCAGGAAAAAATTCATCATTCTCACACCTGAAGAATGGGTTCGCCAGCACGTGGTGAGTTATTTAATCGAAGAAAAAAAATACCCTAAATCTTTAATCAATGTCGAAAAAGTTTTAAAAGTCAACGGCTTAAGAAAGCGATATGATATCGTAGTTTTCAATACAGATGGAACAATTTTCATATTAATAGAATGCAAAGCCCCTGAAGTTAAAATTTCTCAAGCCACATTCGATCAGATTGCAAGATATAATATGACACTGGAAGCCGAATTTTTGATGGTAACCAATGGACTTAATCATTATTTTTGTCTCATGGATTTTGAGAATGAAAGATATGAATTTTTGAGAGAGCTTCCAGATTACAATGAAAAGAAAGCAGAAAACAAAGTGTAAAAAAAGAATTATATAAAATTAAATATTTAAAGACCTTTAAATATTAATTTCAAATTCATTAAATAAAACAAATCTACTTGGAAAAAATAGCCGTTGTTATACTAAATTGGAATGGAGTGAAATTATTAGAACAATTTTTGCCTTCCGTAATTCAATTTTCTCCAGAAGCCGATGTATATGTTGCTGACAATGCTTCTACAGATGAATCGGTAACTTACATAAAAAATAATTTCCCTACTGTCAAAATAGTACAAAACAAAACCAACCAAGGCTTTGCTGGAGGCTATAATGAAGCACTTCAACACATTGATACAGAGATTTATGCTTTAGTGAATTCAGACATAGAAGTAACAGAAAATTGGCTAAAACCAATACTAGAAACATTTAGCACTGAACCAAAAACAGCTATAATCCAACCTAAAATATTAGACTTTAAGCGAAAAGAATACTTTGAATACGCAGGTGCTGGTGGTGGATTCATTGATCAATTTGGATACCCATACTGTCGCGGGCGGATTTTTGATACTCTAGAAAAAGACAATGGACAGTATAATGATGAAAAGGAAATCTTCTGGGCATCTGGAGCTTGCTTCTTTATTCGTAGTGCCGTTTATAAAGATTTGAAAGGTTTTGATCAAGATTTTTTTGCACATCAGGAAGAAATTGATTTATGTTGGCGAGCAATTAACAAAGGACATGTAATAAAATACACCTCAGAATCAATTGTTTACCATGTAGGTGGTGCAACTTTACAACAAGCTAATCCTCAAAAAACATACCTTAATTTCCGCAATTCTTTGCTAATGTTAACCAAAAATTTGCCACAAAACACCCTCTATCAAGTACTTATAATTAGATTATTGTTGGATGGTGTTGCAGGTGTTAAATACGTATTTGGAGGTCAATTTAAACATTGTTGGGCTATTATTAGAGCACATTTCTCTTTTTACAGCTTATTTTTAAGAAATTATAAAAAAAGAGAAAAAAATCAAGTTGAGAAATACTTTAAAGCGAAAAGCATCGTTTATGATTACTATGTTAAAAATGGCACAGTTTTTGTTGAAATAAATTAACAATAATTTACATTTTAAATTAATAATTAAAAAACTAACTTTGTAATTCACGTTTAATTAAATTTTGCATTTTATGAAAAAATTAATGATCACTCTGTCCGCTTTAGCGCTCCTAACTTCATGCGTTTCTAAAAAAGAATACGCAGCCTTGGAAGCTAAAAATAAGGAAACACAGGATTTATTAAATACTTGTACAGTAAAACTAAATTCTTGCTTAGAAGAAAAAGCTGGACTTACCGCAACAGTTGCTGGTCTAAAAGAAACCAATCAGCACTTAATAAACACTTCTAAGGATATGACGCTTTTAACAACTAAAGGAGCTGAAAATATCGAGAAAGCTTTAGAGTCTATCAAAGAAAAAGATTTGAAAATTAGCAGAATGCAAGATGCCTTGACTAAAAAGGATAGCGTTACACTTGCAGTAGTAACTAGTTTGAAATCTGTTGTTGGAATGGATGATAAAGATATCGAAATCAATGTTGATAAAGGAGTAGTATTCATCTCTATCTCTGATAAAATGTTATTCAAAAGTGGTAGTTATGAAGTAAGCGACAAAGCAAAAGGAGTTTTGACTAAAGTTGCTAAAGTAATCAATGACAAACCAGATTTTGAATGTATGGTTGAAGGTCACACTGATACTGATGTTTTAAGAGGAAACTCTTGTTTAATTGATAACTGGGATTTAAGTGTAAAACGTTCTACTGCTATTATCCGTATTTTATCTAATGATTTAGGAGTAAAACCAGAGCAATTAATCGCTGCTGGTAGAAGTTCATTCGTTCCTTTGGTACCAAATGATTCTCCAGAAAACAAATCTAAAAACAGAAGAACTCGTATCTATGTAATGCCAAAAATTGATCAGTTCTATGATATGGTTGAAAAAGAAATGAAAAAACAACCAGGAGCAGCACCAGCAGGAAAATAATAGTCTTTTTTCTTTCGCAATAAAAAAACGCCTCGATAAATTCGAGGCGTTTTTTTATACCCATTTCTTTTGCTACCAAGGATTTATTAGGCAAAGCAAATTTCATTTCCCATAAACTTCTTTAAAGTTACAATATACCATAATTTAGAGGTAATGTATCTCCCATTTTCTTTTCAGACATATCACCTAAAAAAGTAATACTTCCAATATTAGAATTATTACCATACTTATAAATATAGAATGTATTGGTTTCAAAAATAATTTTTGATTGTTCTCTATCGTCATATTCTATATCAAAAGAAGCAAAAACACCTTTATCTAATTTTTGTGCCTTCTGCGGAAGTATTTCAACTTTTATCAAATCCTCTCCTTCTTTAATTACTTTAAAACAAGTATTTGGATTTACAGCCAATTGATTACTATATATCAAAAATTTATCTTTACCTAAAATGTTATTTGAAAGATCTCTAAAAAAATGAACTTGAGAGCCTTGAAATGTTTTTTCCCGTTTGGCTAAAACTTCATTTGAGTTATTTGTTTCCACAAAACGACTAAAGCCTTGATAAAGACACTTAACAGCATTATCAGGCTTCACACTTAAGCTATTAAAATTAACCTCAAAAGTTACCAGTTCATAGTTTATTTTATAACCTAAAGAAGTATTTAATATTATCAAAGGTTTATCCGAGAAAGCTTTTAGAATATAATTCTCCTTGTCGTATTTAAAATAAATATCATCTTCATTTTGAATAAATGTATTTAAAGCATTAATTGTTTCTCCTAAAAAAAATCTTCTAAACAGCTGGAGCTTCTCCTTTCTTGTAAATTTATCATTTCGGGTGATTACAACCTCATTAAGTTTATTCAACAAAGGTTTCATTAAGATATTTAGCTCCTTCTTGGAATCAAACGATGACAAAAAAATAGTTTGATACCCAGGACAACTTATTACCAGAACATTATTTGCTTCATAATTATAATCTAAACTAAAATGTCCTTCTTTATCAGAAGTTGCCGAAATTGTAGTTCCGTCTAAATAGACATCAGCATCAGATAATGGTATTTTTTTTTCATTAAAAATTGTGCCGTTAACAATTTGAGCAACAGAATTTAAAGAAAAAACTAAAGATAAGATTGTAATTAGTACTCTCATAAATAATATAATATTAGGGGTTGTTTTAATCGTACAACGCCTAAAATGTTATTTTATTACGAAATTTACAACGTTTTATATAAATAAAGATTTTACTTATAAGATATCTATACTTCCCTTTCCTTCCCTAATAACAATAGGTTCATATTCTGACAAGTCTATGATAGTAGATCCAATATTATCACCATATCCACCATCAATTACCAAATCAACAAGATTTTGCCATTTTTCAAAAATAAGCTCAGGATCAGTAGTGTACTCAATCACTTCATCCTCATCGTGAATAGAAGTTGAAACAATTGGATTTCCTAATTGACGAACTATTTCTAAAACTATAGCATTATCAGGTATACGAATACCAACGGTTGTTTTCTTTTTAAACTCTTTAGGTAAATTATTATTCCCCGGAAGAATAAATGTATAAGGCCCCGGCAATGCTCTTTTAAGCAATTTAAAAGTAGAAGTATCTATTTGCTTTACATAATCTGATAAGTTACTCAAATCATGGCAAATAAATGAGAAATTTGCCTTTTCTAATTTTACTCCTTTTATTTTAGCAATTTTTTCAAGAGCCCGAGAATTAGTAATATCGCAACCTAATCCATAAACAGTATCTGTTGGATAAATGACCAGGCCACCTTCTTTTAGTACTTTTACCACTTTAGCTATAGCAGCTTCACTCGGCTTATCGGGATATATCTTTATTATTTGAGCCATAAGATTTTTTGTTTAAAGTTTAGAAAAAAATTTTAAAGATAAAAGTCTTACATAATAAAAACTTGAAACCAGAAACATTTTCTTAACCTATGATATCCAATTTTGCAAAACGCAGTAATAATTTTTTAATACCACCAACTTCAAATTTAATTTCCGCTTTTTTATCCGCTCCTACACCTTCCATATTGATTACTTGACCTTTTCCAAAACGTTCATGCATAACTACATTTCCAGCAACTAGCTTATTATCAAACAAATTAGCCTTTCCAGATGAAGCATCACTAGATACTGGCTTCAATTTGCGCAAATTGATATCCGATTTTGGTTCATTGTCTGTAACGTATTTAGGTGGCGTACTTCCTACCGGCTTAGCCAAACGTAATTTAGATTTATCCACATCTCCAAATACATCACCATCATTTGCAGGACTATAGCGGTAGTTCCTTTCTGGTGGCGTAAGATATTCCAAATATTGGCTTTCTATTTCTTCAATAAAACGAGAAGGCTCACTATCTGTCAGTTTACCCCAACGGTAACGCGATTGTGCATAAGTTAAATACGCTTGATGCTCTGCACGTGTTAAGGCTACATAAAATAATCGTCGTTCTTCTTCTAATTCACTTCGTGTACTCATACTCATGGCACTAGGAAACAAATCTTCTTCCATTCCAACCACAAATACATGTTGAAATTCAAGTCCTTTTGCCAAGTGTATCGTCATCAAAGCCACACGATCTTCATCGCTGGTATCTTTATCAAGATCAGTAGCAAGTGCTACGTCTTCCATAAATTCAGATAATGCTCCACGAGCGCCATCTACTTCTTTTTGTCCTTCAGTAAAATCCTTAATTCCGTTTAACAACTCTTCTATATTCTGAATTCTTGCCATTCCTTCGGGAGTAGCATCTTTTTTCAGCTCTTGAATCAAACCCGTTTTTTTGGCTACATGATCTGTTAAATAAAAGGCATCTTGATTTTCATTAATCACCTGAAAACTCTGAATCATAGTCACAAAATCAAGCAATTTTTGTTTGGTTCCCGAATTCAACTTCAAATCAATTCGCTCAATGTTTTGCATCACTTCAAAAATCGAACGTTTATAGTGATTGGCGGCAATGGTCAGTTTTTCAATAGTCGTATTCCCAATTCCACGTGCTGGGTAATTGATCACACGAATCAAAGCTTCCTCATCTTTTGGATTAAGAACCAATCGCAGATAGCACAATACATCTTTTACCTCTTTTCTTTGATAAAAAGACAATCCTCCATAAATACGGTACGGAATATCTCTTTTTCTGAGCGCATCTTCCATTGCACGGGATTGCGCGTTGGTACGGTACAAAATGGCAAAAGCTCCATTATGCAATTGATGGTTCATTTTTTGTTCCCAAATTGTACTGGCCACAAAACGCCCTTCTTCATTATCTGTAATACTACGGTGTATTTTTATTTTAGGGCCAAACTCATTGGCTGTCCAAACTACCTTATCCAGTTTTACCTTATTTTTATCAATAATAGTGTTGGCCGCTTCTACAATATTTCTGGTCGAACGGTAATTTTGTTCCAATCTAAAGGTTTTTACTCCTTCATAATCTTTCTGGAAATTCAAGATATTATTGATGTTCGCTCCACGAAATGCATAAATACTTTGCGCATCATCCCCAACCACACAGATATTCTGAAACTTATCTGACAAAGCACGAACAATCAAATACTGAGAATGATTCGTATCCTGATACTCATCTACCAAGATGTAACGAAAACGGTTTTGGTATTTCGCTAGAACTTCTGGGAAACGTGTTAGCAATTCGTTAGTTTTTAACAACAAATCATCAAAATCCATCGCACCAGCTTTAAAACAACGATCCACATAATGCTGATAAATTTCTCCCATACGAGGCTTTTTACTCATTGCATCAGCCTCCTGTAAATCCCTATCGTTAAAATATGCTTTTACGGTAATCAAACTGTTCTTAAAGTTTGAAATCCTACTTAAAACTTGTTTAGGTTTATACACATCACGATCCAATTGCATTTCTTTGATAATCGCCGAAATGGCACGTAAGGAATCCTGAGAATCATAAATCGTAAAGTTAGATGGATATCCTAAATGGTCTGCTTCAGAACGCAAAATTCGGGCAAAAATAGAGTGAAAAGTCCCCATCCATAGATTTTTAGCTTCACTGGCTCCCACAATATCCGAAATACGATTCTTCATCTCCCGCGCTGCCTTATTGGTAAAGGTAAGCGACAAAATATTAAATGCGTCAATGCCTTGATGCATCAAATAAGCAATTCTGATGGTAAGTACACGTGTTTTCCCTGAGCCAGCACCGGCAATAATAATCATAGGACCATCCTTTTGCAATACTGGTTCACGTTGTGCCTCGTTAAGTTGTTCTATATATTTTTGCATGAAAAAAAATCTGTTTAATGCAAAAATAGCAATTTTAGAATGAATATGCATCCCTTACCCGAATTCAGATTACAGCTTTATCAGAATAGAAAGAATGCAGTTCTCTAAATAAACCAAAAGCATCAATTAGGATACAGTTCCTTAATATGCTCAATAGATTTCTTTACTAATTGACTCAGTATCTCTATATCAATATCTTCTATTTTTTGAATGTACAAACAAGCTTTACTGGTCTTATGTTTTTCTAATTTAGAAAGCAACAATTCTTTCTCTTCAAAAGTTGAAGCCAGATATATAGTAAGGGCATTTTTCCTTGATGCCAGTCCTACAAGTGGAGCATTTCCGGCATGTCCGCTTTCGTACTTGTAATTATATATACCGAATCCAACAATACCTGTTCCCCACATTTTCGGCTCAAATCCAGACAGTTTACTTAGCAAATCAATTATAAAAATACAGTCTTCATGTCTTTTTGCATTACTAATGGATACTAAAAAGTCGGCGACACTATTTTCAGTTTCAATTGTTTTATTTTTTGCCATTATCTCTAGGTTTTACAGTTGAATAATACATTTTAGTACCAATAAATTTTAAAAATAAAAAAAGCTACAATTTTTATAATCATAGCTTTTCATTTTTATTCTTTATATAGCAAATATTTTCTTAAACGACGAGTTACTTAGCTTTAATAGAATCCATTTTTTTATTCATCGAACTCGACTCGTTCATTTGTTTCATCATAACCGTAGGGTCAGTATAACTCCAATGCTCAATAACTTTGCCATCTTTTATTTTTACTAGATCAACTACATTTTCATTCATTACGGTTCCGGCAGGCATCCCCATACTGGCATCTATTGCTGTACCGGTTATTTTTGAAAGCGTAAAAACATAATCCGCATTTGCAGATGTTGTAATGATATCAAATTTTAAATCTTTCATATGGTTATGCATATCAATAAGCATAGGCTTGAGGCTATCCCCTCCTTTTATTTCTTTTCCACTAGGCCCCATGTGATCAACTACATCGTCTGCAATTAGACTATTTATAGTTTCTGCGTCGCCAGTTTCAATGGCCTTAATAATTTTGGCGTTAATGTCTAAATTTTTCTGATTTGGATCCGCCATCGAAGTAGTCCCTGAATCTTTGCAGGAGACAAACAAACAAAATAAACCTGTTACCGTTAAAGCTAGATTTTTTTTCATACCATTTTAATTTAAATTAAACTAACTATTTGAAAATAAAGCATCTAATTTAACAAATTAAATAAAATATTGTAGCTTTTTTTTGAAAAAAAATCTATTTATATGTTTTCGAGAATAGAAACCACAAATAGAGTATCAATAAAACCATATCCAAAAAAAAGTCCCACTAGAATTCTAATGGGACAAATTATTTCTATATCCTTTTAGTGAATATAACATCTTTATGAACAAGAAATACATCTGAATAACTGAATTAAATCATTTTCATAGCAAATATTAGTATTCACCAGTAAAAGAATATTACATTTTATCAAATTTAAACTTTTGACCACCAACTGAGGCTTCATACATCAAACCACCTTTTTCCATGGTGAATACCATAACTCCGTCAGTATATTTTGCGTTTCCTGACACACCAGCACTTACAGCTACTGCTGATGCTTGAGCAGCAAATTCGAATTTACTTTCTTTAAAATGATCCATTCCTTCTTTTGTCTCAAAAAAGATTACTTCACGATATGCTTGTCCACCAGCTTGGAGACCAATACTTAACTGTGTCAACTTAGCCATACCTATTAATTTACCTTTTTCATAAACTGCACCATTACCAGCTGCCCCTCCAACTCCAACTCCTCCTTTACCAACATTAGGAAAGATAACATACCCCTGAGCATTATCAAAGATTGCTTTCATAAGATGGTCAGTTTTAATAAACTCAGCTTTTGCTGTATTACTGTCAGCTATAATTTTATCTTTTTTAGAGTCTGATTGTCCCAATATAGGCGCTATATTTATAAAACAAGCTACCAATATTATCCAAATAACATTTAATTTTTTCATCTTATAAGTGTATTAAATTGTTGCAAAATTTCCTCCATCAAAGTTAATACAAACTTCTTAAATAAGTACAAATATATCTGATTATCAATATTTTAAACATATTTCGTTTTATGATTCTTACAAGAATTTGTTCCGCGTAGTAACTACAAATTTCCAAAACAAAAAAACACCTTCGCTTACTCAAATTATGTCTGCGTAAAGGATAGAAGCAAGCTACCGAAGTAGCGCGGATAGCCTGACCCCCACTAGAAAAAGGGCGCATAAGCGGCACTATTGGTTAGCCCTTTTTCTAGTGGGGGTTACGCCCAAAAAATTAGTAAATATTACTTAAAAAAAACATCGTAGGCAAAACGGAGCAATGTACCTATTACAACTACCAAAAAGAAAATTCGGATGAATTTGTTTCCTCTATTTATGGCTAGTTTGGCTCCTATCCATCCTCCTACAGCATTGCTGGCAGCCATGGGCAAAGCTATAACCCAAATAATTTTTCCTTTGAGCATGAACAAACAAATAGAACCAAAATTGGTTGCTAGATTAACCATTTTGGCATTGGCAGATGCATGTAAGAAATCAAATCCCATGATGGCAATGAAAGCCACTACAAAGAAACTCCCTGTACCTGGACCAATGAATCCATCATAAAAACCTACTACAAAACTGATTCCTACTGCATTAAAGATTTGAGTTCTTGCAGAAATATCTTTAATTTGGTGTTGCCCGAAATTTTTCTTGGCATAAGTATAAATGGCTAATAATGAGAGTACCACCAGTAATAAAGGTTTCATAAAATCATTACTCACATAGGTCAACAATGTCGATCCTAAAAATGCAGACGGAAAAGCCAATATCATCATAATCCCTAGGATTTTCCAATTGATTGTAACTTTCTTCATGTATTGGTAAGCTGCAAATGCGGTTCCGCTAAAAGATGGAATTTTAAGAGATCCTATTACGGTTGACACGGGAAGATTAGGTAACAGTATAAGCCCCATGGGTGTTTGTATAAGTCCGCCTCCGCCAACAACTGCATCTATGAATCCTGCGAAAAAGGCAGCTAAACAAAGTAATAGTATAATGTAAGTTTCCATATATTTTGATTTCTATCCGATTTTGGCAGGCTCACGAAGTTCCTAACTGCTTCTCTGTGTTTTTGTCATTTTGTCTGAAAAACAAAAATACTATTCCACTATTTATTATTGCGATAATTTGCCATTGATTTTGACCCGAAAATATTATTTTTGCCTTTTTTAAAATAAAAATAAAATGGATTTATCTAAAATACTTGAATTATTGGGTTATACTGTTCCTGCAGTTATTACCGGAATGGTTGCCTATAAATTTTTTAATATTCATACTAAAAACGAAGAAGGAAGACGTCGTTATTTATTGAGCAAAGAAGCTCAAAAAAATGCTTTACCCCTACGCTTACAAGCATACGAGCGTATGACTTTGTTTTTGGAACGCATAAGTCTTGCTAATTTATTGACTAGAATTGCACCTATTTCTAACGATAAAAACGACTATTGTAATTTTGTTATTGCTCAAATCGAGCAAGAATTCGAACACAATTTAGCACAACAAATTTACATGACTAATGAGTGTTGGACTATTATTGCAACTGCAAAAAATGCTACAATCCAAATGATTCGTAAAGCTGCTTTGAAAGATTCTGTAAGTAATGCAAATGGCTTAAGAGAAGAGCTTTTGAATGAATTGCTTGAAAAACAAACACCAAGTAGTGCAGCTTTAGAATATATTAAAAAAGAAGTGAGCCAAATGTGGTAATTCTTTTTTAAGATACAACGTTTCTGAGAAACTAAGATTCTAAGTTTTTTTATTCTATTATAAAGATCTTAGGCCTTAGTAACTTAGCTTCTCAGAAACTTTACTCTCACCTAATTTCGGACATTATTTCGCTCTTATTTTGGGCATAAATAAAA
Protein-coding regions in this window:
- a CDS encoding CAL67264 family membrane protein; amino-acid sequence: MGMNKNTILGWATLIMVLMGLLLISLGAFRYDDVAGWGFAAVGIGFLANAWVFNALKGRL
- the holA gene encoding DNA polymerase III subunit delta codes for the protein MDEVVKIVNDIKGGNIKPIYFLMGEEPYYIDKLSEYIEENVLSEDEKGFNQTVLYGRDVSIEDVVSTAKRYPMMADRQVVIVKEAQDLSRTIDKIESYVENPMLTTVLVFCYKYKTLDKRKKVTKLLAKNGVVYESKKLYENQVGDWIKRVLSGKKYAIEPKASAMLVEFLGTDLSKINNELEKLQIILPAGSTISAKDIEENIGFSKDYNVFELRKAIGERDQLKAYKIAENFAQNPKDNPLVMTTGLVFGFFIQLLKYHGLKDKNPKNVASVLGVNPFFLKDYDVAIKNYPMKKVSQIVASLRDTDVKSKGVGANSLSQADLLREMLYKIFN
- a CDS encoding type I restriction enzyme HsdR N-terminal domain-containing protein, with the protein product MQKLNFPSYIFRFKNNENKVSIFDAIRKKFIILTPEEWVRQHVVSYLIEEKKYPKSLINVEKVLKVNGLRKRYDIVVFNTDGTIFILIECKAPEVKISQATFDQIARYNMTLEAEFLMVTNGLNHYFCLMDFENERYEFLRELPDYNEKKAENKV
- a CDS encoding glycosyltransferase family 2 protein — protein: MEKIAVVILNWNGVKLLEQFLPSVIQFSPEADVYVADNASTDESVTYIKNNFPTVKIVQNKTNQGFAGGYNEALQHIDTEIYALVNSDIEVTENWLKPILETFSTEPKTAIIQPKILDFKRKEYFEYAGAGGGFIDQFGYPYCRGRIFDTLEKDNGQYNDEKEIFWASGACFFIRSAVYKDLKGFDQDFFAHQEEIDLCWRAINKGHVIKYTSESIVYHVGGATLQQANPQKTYLNFRNSLLMLTKNLPQNTLYQVLIIRLLLDGVAGVKYVFGGQFKHCWAIIRAHFSFYSLFLRNYKKREKNQVEKYFKAKSIVYDYYVKNGTVFVEIN
- a CDS encoding OmpA/MotB family protein, which translates into the protein MKKLMITLSALALLTSCVSKKEYAALEAKNKETQDLLNTCTVKLNSCLEEKAGLTATVAGLKETNQHLINTSKDMTLLTTKGAENIEKALESIKEKDLKISRMQDALTKKDSVTLAVVTSLKSVVGMDDKDIEINVDKGVVFISISDKMLFKSGSYEVSDKAKGVLTKVAKVINDKPDFECMVEGHTDTDVLRGNSCLIDNWDLSVKRSTAIIRILSNDLGVKPEQLIAAGRSSFVPLVPNDSPENKSKNRRTRIYVMPKIDQFYDMVEKEMKKQPGAAPAGK
- a CDS encoding carboxypeptidase-like regulatory domain-containing protein: MRVLITILSLVFSLNSVAQIVNGTIFNEKKIPLSDADVYLDGTTISATSDKEGHFSLDYNYEANNVLVISCPGYQTIFLSSFDSKKELNILMKPLLNKLNEVVITRNDKFTRKEKLQLFRRFFLGETINALNTFIQNEDDIYFKYDKENYILKAFSDKPLIILNTSLGYKINYELVTFEVNFNSLSVKPDNAVKCLYQGFSRFVETNNSNEVLAKREKTFQGSQVHFFRDLSNNILGKDKFLIYSNQLAVNPNTCFKVIKEGEDLIKVEILPQKAQKLDKGVFASFDIEYDDREQSKIIFETNTFYIYKYGNNSNIGSITFLGDMSEKKMGDTLPLNYGIL
- a CDS encoding L-threonylcarbamoyladenylate synthase, which codes for MAQIIKIYPDKPSEAAIAKVVKVLKEGGLVIYPTDTVYGLGCDITNSRALEKIAKIKGVKLEKANFSFICHDLSNLSDYVKQIDTSTFKLLKRALPGPYTFILPGNNNLPKEFKKKTTVGIRIPDNAIVLEIVRQLGNPIVSTSIHDEDEVIEYTTDPELIFEKWQNLVDLVIDGGYGDNIGSTIIDLSEYEPIVIREGKGSIDIL
- a CDS encoding ATP-dependent helicase, translated to MQKYIEQLNEAQREPVLQKDGPMIIIAGAGSGKTRVLTIRIAYLMHQGIDAFNILSLTFTNKAAREMKNRISDIVGASEAKNLWMGTFHSIFARILRSEADHLGYPSNFTIYDSQDSLRAISAIIKEMQLDRDVYKPKQVLSRISNFKNSLITVKAYFNDRDLQEADAMSKKPRMGEIYQHYVDRCFKAGAMDFDDLLLKTNELLTRFPEVLAKYQNRFRYILVDEYQDTNHSQYLIVRALSDKFQNICVVGDDAQSIYAFRGANINNILNFQKDYEGVKTFRLEQNYRSTRNIVEAANTIIDKNKVKLDKVVWTANEFGPKIKIHRSITDNEEGRFVASTIWEQKMNHQLHNGAFAILYRTNAQSRAMEDALRKRDIPYRIYGGLSFYQRKEVKDVLCYLRLVLNPKDEEALIRVINYPARGIGNTTIEKLTIAANHYKRSIFEVMQNIERIDLKLNSGTKQKLLDFVTMIQSFQVINENQDAFYLTDHVAKKTGLIQELKKDATPEGMARIQNIEELLNGIKDFTEGQKEVDGARGALSEFMEDVALATDLDKDTSDEDRVALMTIHLAKGLEFQHVFVVGMEEDLFPSAMSMSTRSELEEERRLFYVALTRAEHQAYLTYAQSRYRWGKLTDSEPSRFIEEIESQYLEYLTPPERNYRYSPANDGDVFGDVDKSKLRLAKPVGSTPPKYVTDNEPKSDINLRKLKPVSSDASSGKANLFDNKLVAGNVVMHERFGKGQVINMEGVGADKKAEIKFEVGGIKKLLLRFAKLDIIG
- a CDS encoding DUF1801 domain-containing protein, which codes for MAKNKTIETENSVADFLVSISNAKRHEDCIFIIDLLSKLSGFEPKMWGTGIVGFGIYNYKYESGHAGNAPLVGLASRKNALTIYLASTFEEKELLLSKLEKHKTSKACLYIQKIEDIDIEILSQLVKKSIEHIKELYPN
- a CDS encoding ester cyclase; protein product: MKKNLALTVTGLFCLFVSCKDSGTTSMADPNQKNLDINAKIIKAIETGDAETINSLIADDVVDHMGPSGKEIKGGDSLKPMLIDMHNHMKDLKFDIITTSANADYVFTLSKITGTAIDASMGMPAGTVMNENVVDLVKIKDGKVIEHWSYTDPTVMMKQMNESSSMNKKMDSIKAK
- a CDS encoding YSC84-related protein, which produces MKKLNVIWIILVACFINIAPILGQSDSKKDKIIADSNTAKAEFIKTDHLMKAIFDNAQGYVIFPNVGKGGVGVGGAAGNGAVYEKGKLIGMAKLTQLSIGLQAGGQAYREVIFFETKEGMDHFKESKFEFAAQASAVAVSAGVSGNAKYTDGVMVFTMEKGGLMYEASVGGQKFKFDKM